In Candidatus Effluviviaceae Genus V sp., the genomic window CGAGGGGTCCGGCGTCGACACTCCAGCTCCACCAGCTCCGGCTCAGGGAGGCGGCGAGCCGCGCCATGACCGTCGTCTGGCTCGAAGCGGGCGACGGCAGCACGACGAGTCCCGGGCCGTGCACGGGCTGGGCCGGCCCTGCTCCCGGGCCGGTCCTGACCACGTGCAGCCAGTCGAACGGATAGTCCCCGTAGCATGACTCGAGGAAGCGTATCAGGTCACGGACGTCGCGGATCGTGACGGACGTTCCGGTCTCCTCGTCGGTGGGGCGATGCAGGCTGACCGACGCATCCCCCCGGAAGCCCCACTCGCTCTCAATGTCGGCCACGAGCAGAGCGGCCGAGGGTATGGACGTCGCGACGTCCCAGACGTCGCCGACCGGGTACTGCTCCGTCGTCTCGCCCGACGGCAGCATGCCGGACAGTGCGCCGGTGCAGACGCTGGCGAGCCCTGCCGGGTAGCGCACCGTGATCCTGAGGTTCGCCGGGTCGAATCCGACCGCGTTCGGATACCAGTCCTGCGTCGCCGTCAACAGGAAGAAGGATGACGATGAGCCGGGATGGCCGGCCGCCAGGCCGCGGCCGGCGTACTCGATCACGAGAGTCGCCTCCCGCACGCCCTCGCCGGGCACGACGACGCGTAGCATATCGTCCTCGCGCGAGAAGCGCAGGGCGCCCCCGTCACCGTCCAGGACCGCCTCCACATCGAGCGCCCGGTCGAGGGCGAGAGCCGCCCGTCGCCCGTCGAGTGTCAGTGTGATGCGGTCGGTCGCGGCGAGCGACCTCGTCTCCGGGTCGACGTCGATCTCGATGACATGCCGGGCGATATCCTGCCGTTCACGACGGGCCGACGACTCGGCCACCCGCACCCTGTCGCGGCTGTAGGCGGCCTTCGCCGCCTCAGTGACGTGCTCGAGGGCGGGGCCGGCGGCGGGCGCCGCCGATCCGAGCGTGAGCAGGATCAGAACCGTCGTGAGAGCGCGTACCATGTTCCCTCCCCATGCGGAACGGGACCCGTCCTGAGCCGAATGGTACCACCGACCCCGCGAAACGGCAACTGAGCCGGCCGCGTTCGGAGCTCCGGGACCCTCCCGCTTGACGGACGCTCCATCAACGTTCTACCATTGGTCGTGGAACGAAACCCGGAAGGAGCACTTCAGGATGACGCCTGTATACAGCGACAAGGTCCTCGACCACTTCAAGAACCCCCGCAACGTGGGCGAGTTCGACGATCCCGACGGCGTGGGGGTCGAAGGGAACCCCGTCTGCGGCGACCTCATGGAGATCCAGATACTCGTCGAGGACGGTCGCATCAAGGACGCGCGCTTCAAGACCTTCGGGTGCGGCTCGGCCATCGCAACGAGCAGCATGGTGACTGAGATGGCGAAGGGGAAGACGCTCGAGGAAGCGCTCGAGATCACGAGGGAGAGTGTCGCCGGCGAGCTCGACGGCCTCCCTCCGCAGAAGATGCACTGCTCGAACCTCGCGGCGGACGCTCTTCACAAGGCCATCAGGAACTACCTGAAGGAACACGGCGAGGACGGTTCGTAGACGTCCAGGCCGCGACGCCTCCGCGCCGCGTGAGCACTACCGCACGCCGAGCTCGCGGTAGATGGCCGCATACCGGTAGACCCTTCTCACATAGTCGGCCGTCTCCGGATACCCGATGTCCTCGACGAAGACGTCGGTGTCACCTGAGCCGCTGTAGTTCCACCATCTCTCGACGCTCTCCGGCCCCCCGTTGTACGCGGCGAGTGCTCTGAGTACGTCGCCCTCGTAATCCTCAATGAGCCCGCTCAGGTAGTATGTCCCGAACCTCACGTTGGTCTCGGGGTCCAGCAGCAGCCTCGTTGAGTATCCGCGGTGACCGAGGCGCCGTGCCAGCCAGCGTCCCGTCGACGGCATGATCTGCGACAGCCCCCGCGCGCCCACCCACGAGACGGCCTCCGGTTCGAAGAGACTCTCCTGCCGAATGAGCGAGAAGAAGATGTCGGGCGGGACCGCGCTCCGGCGGCACTCCCGCTGTACGAGACCGCGGAAGTGGATCGGACAGATCCTCCGACGGAGATGGAGCGGAGCGTCGCCTATCTCGTCGGCCGGCGAGATGCCGAGCACATGCTCCGCGAGCCGCACGCCCCGCTTGTGAAGTCCGCTCCGCTCGTAGTGCGCTATCAGCACGTCGAGCATCCGCGGGTCGTTTCCGAACGTCTCCTCGAGCCGCTCGAACTCCCGCTCCGCCGCATCACGCATGTGAAGGGACAGCAGGAGGTCGGCCCTCCTGAAGAGCGCGTCAGTGAGCAGGCGGCGACGGAGCACGACACGGGCGTCCGGGAAGTAGACCTCCTCGTACCACCGGCCCAGCCATGTCGCGAACTCGAGCGCCTCGGCGCTCGTCACACGGCTTCCGCGCGCCGGACCGGGCGTCTCCTCACCGAGGATGGCCTGAGCGCGCCGTGAGTAGTAGGAGTCCTTCGAGGCTCGGACGGCCAGACGGAAGAGCTCGGCGGACTCGGTCTCCTTCCCCAGTGCGTCAAGTGTCTTGGCCGACCAGAAGAGCGCTCTCGAGGCATCGTCCCCGTCCTCCCCGGCGTGCAGGTCGGCGAACGCAGCGCGGGCGCCTCCCAGATCGCCGCTCTTGTAGAGACAGAGTCCGGCCCGAAAACGCGCGTCGGCGGCCAGACTGGAACCGGGGTAGAGTTCGGAGAGCGAACGGAAGTCGACGACGGCCTCGGCCCACCTCTGCTCCTCCTCGAGGTAGCGGGCCTTCTCCCAGAGCGCTCTCGGAGCATCGTCGCTCCCGGGATGGAGCGCCACGTAGCGGTCGTACGTCGCGAGCGCCTCGGCGTCCCTCCCCGACGCCCTTCTGCAGTAGGCCAGCTTGAGCCACGCGAGATCGTAGTACTCGGACCCGGGACCGAGCGCCACGACCTCGTCGTACTTCGAAGCGGCGGCGCCGTAGTTTCCGAGACGCTGGTACGAACGTCCGAGGAAGTACGTCGCCTCGGCGAGATGCTCCCAGCGGTTGTCGTGGCGCAGATACCACGCGAAGAACTCCTGCGCCTCACGGTACCGTCGTCGGTTGTAGAGCACGAGTCCCTGGCTGTACCTGTCGGTGAAGGCCCTGGAGAGCGTTCTGGCCTCCGTCATGGCATCGTAAGCCCTCGGCGACCTGGGAAAGTCCTCGACCACCGTCGCGTAGGTCCTCAGGGCTCCCTCGCGGTCGCCTCGCCGCCGCTGCGCGCGCGCCAGTTCGAGACCGGCCCGCGCCCTCTCGTGGTAGCCGGCGGCCTCCGAGACAAGCACCCTGTACCACTGGACGGCCAGGTCGTGTTCACCTGCCTCGAGATAGGCCTTCGCGATGCCCTCGACGGCCAGGAGGTCGAAGATCCCGTCCGTCTCGTCGTCGGTTACCTCCCGAAGCAGGTCGATCGCGGCACCGGTGCGTCCGAGTCCGCTCTGACAGGAGGCCATCCTGATGCGGATCAGGTCGGAGACCTCAGGGAGAAGCGGCAGCGCGGCCTCGTACCGCTCAAGCGCTCCGGCGTGCCGTCCGTCCAGCTCGAGAGAGCGTCCCGCCATGAACCGCGCCTTGAGACCCAGCCGGTAGAAGTAGAAACCCGGGGCTTCGTTGATGCCGCCGACCCGCGCCGCGACCGAATCGTAGAGTCGCGCCGCCTCGCCGTAGGAGCCGCGCCGGTAGGCGTCTTCCGCGCGCCCGTAGAGCGAGTCGGCCGCCGCGCGCCACGACGCGGCGGCTCCGCAGGCCAGGGATGCGACGAGTGCGAGCGCGAGCAACGGGAGTGAGAACCGGAAGAGGCGGCCCGTCCTCCCGCGGTGCAGGTGTCCTGAAGCGGTCATGAGGTCTTCTTCCGCACGCTTGAGGTGATCAGCCGGTCTGCGCAGATGCCGCGTCCCCGGCCTGCGGCGCGTCGCCGCTCCCGTCGTGTCCAAGTCCGATGATGCGGCCGACGTCAGAAGCCGTCGGTGCGTCGAGCGCCTGTTCCGCCAGTCGCCGAGCCTCCTCGGTGTCGGTCCGCCTGATGGCCTGCTTCGTGAAGAGCAGACGGATCGTCGCGACGCTCAGCTCCCGCACTCCCAGGCCGATCAGCAGCGGGACGTATTCGGGGATGCCGCCCATCTCGCCGCACAGCGCGATCGGCTTCCCGGCAGCGCGGGCGCCCTCGACGGCGCTCCGGATGAGCCCGAGGACGGCCGGGTCGTGCGGCCTGTAGAGATGGTCGACGAAGGCGTTCCCCCGGTCGACCGCCAGAGCATACTGCACCAGGTCATTGGTTCCGATGCTCAGGAAGTCGCATTCGCGGGCCAGACGGTCGGCCACCATGGCGGCCGACGGGATCTCGATCATGACGCCGAGGGCGACATCGTCGCTGAACTGCGCTCCCTCGGCGGCGAGTTCCTCCCTCGCGCGGTCCAGTCT contains:
- the nifU gene encoding Fe-S cluster assembly scaffold protein NifU; its protein translation is MTPVYSDKVLDHFKNPRNVGEFDDPDGVGVEGNPVCGDLMEIQILVEDGRIKDARFKTFGCGSAIATSSMVTEMAKGKTLEEALEITRESVAGELDGLPPQKMHCSNLAADALHKAIRNYLKEHGEDGS
- a CDS encoding transglycosylase SLT domain-containing protein is translated as MTASGHLHRGRTGRLFRFSLPLLALALVASLACGAAASWRAAADSLYGRAEDAYRRGSYGEAARLYDSVAARVGGINEAPGFYFYRLGLKARFMAGRSLELDGRHAGALERYEAALPLLPEVSDLIRIRMASCQSGLGRTGAAIDLLREVTDDETDGIFDLLAVEGIAKAYLEAGEHDLAVQWYRVLVSEAAGYHERARAGLELARAQRRRGDREGALRTYATVVEDFPRSPRAYDAMTEARTLSRAFTDRYSQGLVLYNRRRYREAQEFFAWYLRHDNRWEHLAEATYFLGRSYQRLGNYGAAASKYDEVVALGPGSEYYDLAWLKLAYCRRASGRDAEALATYDRYVALHPGSDDAPRALWEKARYLEEEQRWAEAVVDFRSLSELYPGSSLAADARFRAGLCLYKSGDLGGARAAFADLHAGEDGDDASRALFWSAKTLDALGKETESAELFRLAVRASKDSYYSRRAQAILGEETPGPARGSRVTSAEALEFATWLGRWYEEVYFPDARVVLRRRLLTDALFRRADLLLSLHMRDAAEREFERLEETFGNDPRMLDVLIAHYERSGLHKRGVRLAEHVLGISPADEIGDAPLHLRRRICPIHFRGLVQRECRRSAVPPDIFFSLIRQESLFEPEAVSWVGARGLSQIMPSTGRWLARRLGHRGYSTRLLLDPETNVRFGTYYLSGLIEDYEGDVLRALAAYNGGPESVERWWNYSGSGDTDVFVEDIGYPETADYVRRVYRYAAIYRELGVR